A single genomic interval of Cataglyphis hispanica isolate Lineage 1 chromosome 25, ULB_Chis1_1.0, whole genome shotgun sequence harbors:
- the LOC126858418 gene encoding uncharacterized protein LOC126858418 isoform X1: protein MKKLFSKIDNTSKEPNSYLGKVFVVGSHTVTVEEVLAEGGFAIVFLVKASGGRYALKRMYVNNEHDLNVCKREIQIASNLNGHKNIIGYIDSSITHTGKGVHELLLLMPYCKSQVLQMMNNRLQTGFSESEVLQIFCDVCEAVSRLHHCQTPIIHRDLKVENILLADSGHYVLCDFGSATGKVLNPSVHGAAVVEEEIKKYTTLSYRAPEMVDMYCGKPITTKADIWALGCLLYKLCFFTLPFGESTLAIQSGNFTIPDNSRYSKALHCLIRYMLEPDPDLRPDIYQVSVIAFQIQGKECPVQNLHKVPTPTIESLPCPLMESENIKRSSSVKTPKPAPIATTVEGTSVTPRQRPKGQAVSTGPISLSGQIVGQISGQGNQAQNTPGNSISYVQVSPHVCTPNQNVPFVQPSQGQPSQSPMISHSPLTQQSPVTVQDKNAFYFDSRQHDTRTNVNEKNLEALFPSSGYPDPFKDDTTAMPPPTKIPPPVAPKPGKILPKLSNPSYPSSSKYPPVASLPSKLSISTGPNKATPPTQVTPPALPKPVNKTESLSQNISSSTSPPDSPTLSSRHRRNVSDTSAFNNGHFDVHRAFATETSQFLAPYEASVKPRSDDATTPPELPSDTRPCITTSASHVRVGELSSLMGSEGRSLSADVAAWNPFEDVQPFNQLTEDHIFGAEFDKIRRGSNTSISGVKSRESLVMTYTELPEDPFESAPFSLPTGKKSKIGSKTAAIAGGKSARVPLTQWNNSGLEHGGGVDDEASLITESSPISPPFVRAPTEDRSKYEKLAFNADEVSSDSDGKTDTKERARKTRRRVKNVLNRGKRRVAAHRDTNADNSNATNVDYESDDSIGSASDLRAMNDEEEGNDEDGEENDDDDGNKRGKHDETISESVRTCGSSAYHAECESVATHEDDYRMKRPRRQHHYRQQQVQQLPTIDADPIVGHQYGEKPLLLDDELDPESKPEQSHGDPFVRHQYGSKPLLFNNGDSSSDDNNDDKSKSLIQNGIWKIENDVFALAPFPRSSSSRKSSDSRESEPKNVDPGSSTRNSPRNSNLVTPISNSPLPTEVVLADVIENKTTALPPPRPAALSCKYPKSIANNKTIYYEEPSSFPRQSNIQTSPVKSNPHVGIAEEEEEKEEEQENVEKDLFGSSPFSPSGFTNPFNNVQSSYVTNIDSTSTQPTISMILSPAGSSSSYVDYGNRIPQLQSSHNNVVSDNYYTSHSNSTVASTSKYGKVTVNSGELAAEPSKDLFGSIPFDEFASLKINEQQQRPTSLSLSQSPNYVDNVALSTTSALPVSSVMQSPKNTIVHLMPTPPSQSQPPPPPTPTYTIQPTAHTARITVHAVNSVSKVDITCDMISPMSPEPLVVVDDDTPKHNKRERSKSDKSKYHLIDENHGDIVNVLQTAHKVSHKTKSTSHHKKTPKGKKNSTAATTGFSNMSFEDFPSDENEERQAGRTKVAPFEVIREVSEKRFGSLKRRSNPFT, encoded by the exons ATGAAGAAGCTATTCTCCAAGATCGACAACACGTCGAAGGAGCCTAACAGTTATTTGGGCAAGGTGTTCGTCGTGGGCAGCCACACGGTCACCGTCGAGGAGGTTCTGGCGGAAG GAGGATTTGCAATTGTATTTTTGGTCAAAGCCTCAGGTGGACGATATGCGCTTAAACGAATGTATGTCAACAATGAACATGATCTCAATGTATGCAAAAGGGAGATACAAATTGCC AGCAACTTGAAtggtcataaaaatattataggatATATAGATAGTAGTATAACTCACACTGGCAAAGGAGTACATGAACTTCTGCTTTTAATGCCTTATTGTAAATCCCAAGTTCTTCAAATGATGAATAACAG GCTGCAAACAGGTTTTAGTGAATCAGAAgttctacaaattttttgtgatGTTTGCGAAGCTGTGTCTCGGTTGCATCATTGTCAAACTCCCATAATTCATAGAGATCTCaag GTGGAGAATATACTGCTTGCTGACAGCGGTCATTATGTTCTATGTGATTTTGGCTCTGCGACGGGAAAGGTTCTTAATCCCAGCGTCCATGGCGCCGCGGTAGTTGAGGAggagataaagaaatataccACTTTAAGTTATAGAGCGCCCGAAATGGTTGATATGTACTGTGGAAAACCTATCACTACAAAGGCGGATATATGG GCTTTAGGATGCCTGCTGTATAAACTTTGTTTCTTTACACTACCGTTTGGTGAAAGCACACTTGCTATACAATCTGGGAATTTTACTATACCTGATAATTCAAG aTATAGCAAGGCTCTTCATTGTTTAATTCGGTATATGCTTGAACCAGATCCTGATCTACGTCCTGACATTTATCAAGTTTCTGTGATCGCTTTTCAAATTCAGGGTAAAGAGTGCCCTGTACAGAATTTGCAT aaAGTTCCTACGCCGACAATAGAGTCGTTGCCGTGTCCGCTCATGgaatctgaaaatattaaaagatcatCATCTGTTAAAACACCAAAACCTGCGCCTATAGCGACGACGGTCGAGGGCACATCTGTGACACCGAGACAAAGACCGAAGGGACAAGCTGTTAGCACAGGACCGATTAGTTTGAGCGGTCAAATCGTAGGACAAATATCAGGTCAAGGAAATCAGGCGCAAAATACACCGGGAAATTCTATCTCTTATGTTCAA GTATCGCCGCATGTTTGCACCCCCAATCAGAATGTACCCTTTGTTCAGCCATCGCAGGGACAGCCATCACAAAGCCCAATGATTAGTCACTCTCCTCTAACTCAACAGTCACCTGTTACCGTTCAAGATaagaatgcattttattttgattcgcGGCAACACGATACAAGAACAAATGTCAATGAGAAAAATCTGGAAGCTTTATTTCCATCATcag GATATCCGGATCCGTTCAAAGACGACACGACGGCAATGCCGCCGCCTACCAAAATTCCACCTCCCGTCGCTCCTAAACCTGGCAAAATTCTCCCAAAACTATCTAATCCTAGTTATCCATCGTCGTCTAAATATCCGCCAGTTGCTTCACTACCGTCAAAGTTGTCTATTTCAACGGGGCCTAATAAAGCAACTCCACCGACGCAAGTGACACCGCCAGCTTTACCGAAACCAGTTAACAAAACGGAAAGCTTGAGTCAAAACATAAGCTCGAGCACATCTCCTCCTGACAGTCCGACATTGTCCTCGCGGCATAGGAGAAATGTCAGTGATACGAGCGCTTTTAATAA tgGCCATTTCGATGTTCACAGAGCGTTTGCGACCGAAACCTCTCAATTCTTAGCGCCATACGAGGCTTCGGTTAAGCCGCGTTCCGATGATGCGACTACACCTCCCGAACTTCCAAGTGATACAAGGCCTTGTATAACAACTAGTGCCTCGCATGTACGTGTT GGCGAACTTTCAAGTCTAATGGGATCGGAAGGGCGATCATTGAGTGCGGATGTGGCCGCGTGGAATCCGTTTGAAGATGTACAACCTTTTAATCAGTTAACAGAAGATCATATTTTTGGTGCTGAGTTTGACAAAATAAGAAGAGGGAGCAATACCAGTATCAGTGGAGTGAAAAGTCGTGAAAGTCTTGTTATGACATATACAGAATTACCAGAAGATCCCTTTGAATCTGCACCGTTTAGCCTGCCAA cAGGAAAGAAGAGTAAAATTGGATCAAAGACTGCTGCTATTGCTGGAG GAAAATCGGCAAGAGTACCGCTAACGCAGTGGAACAATTCCGGGCTCGAACACGGCGGTGGCGTGGATGACGAAGCGTCCTTAATCACGGAATCCAGTCCGATCTCGCCACCGTTTGTTCGCGCGCCGACCGAGGATCGTTCCAAGTACGAGAAATTGGCATTCAACGCCGACGAAGTATCAAGCGACAGCGACGGAAAGACAGATACCAAGGAACGAGCGAGGAAGACGAGGCGGCGAGTGAAGAATGTGTTGAACCGCGGCAAGAGAAGAGTGGCGGCTCATCGCGATACGAACGCGGACAATAGTAATGCGACGAACGTGGATTACGAGTCGGACGATTCGATCGGCTCGGCCAGCGATCTGCGTGCGATGAACGACGAGGAAGAAGGAAACGATGAGGACGGTGAGGAgaatgatgacgatgatggcAACAAGCGTGGCAAGCATGACGAGACCATTTCCGAGAGTGTGCGTACGTGTGGCAGTTCCGCGTATCACGCGGAATGCGAGTCCGTAGCAACGCACGAGGATGATTATAGGATGAAGAGGCCGAGGAGACAGCATCATTATCGGCAACAACAGGTGCAACAGTTGCCGACCATCGACGCGGATCCGATTGTCGGCCATCAGTACGGCGAGAAACCGCTGCTCCTGGACGACGAATTAGATCCTGAGTCTAAGCCGGAACAATCGCACGGAGATCCCTTCGTGCGACATCAGTATGGTTCTAAACCGTTGCTATTCAACAACGGGGATAGTTCGTCTGACGACAACAATGATGACAAGTCCAAGTCGTTGATTCAAAATGGAATTTGGAAGATAGAGAACGATGTGTTCGCTTTGGCACCATTTCCACGGTCCAGCAGTTCCAGGAAGAGTAGTGATAGTCGCGAGAGCGAGCCCAAAAATGTCGATCCGGGCAGCAGCACGAGGAATTCGCCTCGTAATTCGAATTTGGTGACGCCAATTTCCAATTCACCCTTACCGACGGAAGTGGTATTAGCGGATGTAATAGAGAACAAAACGACGGCACTTCCGCCGCCGAGGCCCGCTGCTTTGTCCTGCAAGTATCCAAAAAGCATTGCGAATAACAAGACTATCTATTACGAGGAACCATCATCTTTTCCTCGTCAATCAAACATTCAAACATCGCCAGTCAAGAGCAATCCTCATGTCGGCATCGctgaagaggaagaagaaaaggaagaagagcAGGAAAACGTCGAAAAGGATCTCTTTGGTTCCTCGCCATTCAGTCCCAGCGGATTCACCAATCCTTTCAACAATGTTCAGTCCAGCTATGTCACGAACATTGACTCAACGTCAACTCAGCCGACGATATCGATGATTTTGAGTCCGGCAGGCTCTTCCTCTTCCTATGTCGATTATGGTAACCGCATTCCTCAGCTACAATCATCTCACAATAATGTAGTATCagataattattacacaaGTCATTCTAATAGTACGGTTGCTTCAACATCGAAATATGGGAAGGTGACGGTGAATTCCGGTGAACTTGCAGCGGAACCTTCCAAGGATCTCTTCGGGTCAATTCCATTCGACGAGTTCGCTTCGCTGAAGATCAATGAGCAGCAGCAGCGTCCAACGTCTCTATCACTATCGCAGTCGCCCAACTACGTGGATAATGTCGCGTTATCCACTACGTCTGCACTACCCGTCAGCAGCGTCATGCAATCTCCGAAGAATACTATTGTTCACTTGATGCCAACACCACCGTCGCAGTCACAGCCGCCGCCACCACCCACGCCCACTTATACGATTCAACCAACCGCGCACACCGCCAGGATCACCGTGCACGCGGTCAACAGCGTCTCCAAGGTGGACATTACGTGTGATATGATATCGCCCATGTCGCCCGAACCTCTGGTCGTCGTGGATGATGACACGCCCAAACATAACAAGAGGGAGAGATCCAAGTCGGACAAATCCAAGTATCATTTGATCGACGAGAATCACGGTGACATCGTCAACGTGTTACAAACGGCACACAAGGTTTCTCACAAGACCAAGTCGACGAGTCATCACAAGAAAACGCCCAAAGGCAAGAAGAATAGTACGGCCGCGACTACAGGTTTCAGCAACATGAGCTTCGAGGATTTTCCCAGCGATGAGAATGAAGAAAGGCAAGCGGGACGAACGAAGGTTGCGCCTTTTGAAGTGATCCGTGAAGTGTCGGAGAAACGATTCGGATCGTTGAAAAGGCGGAGTAATCCGTTCACCTGA
- the LOC126858418 gene encoding uncharacterized protein LOC126858418 isoform X2, producing MKKLFSKIDNTSKEPNSYLGKVFVVGSHTVTVEEVLAEGGFAIVFLVKASGGRYALKRMYVNNEHDLNVCKREIQIASNLNGHKNIIGYIDSSITHTGKGVHELLLLMPYCKSQVLQMMNNRLQTGFSESEVLQIFCDVCEAVSRLHHCQTPIIHRDLKVENILLADSGHYVLCDFGSATGKVLNPSVHGAAVVEEEIKKYTTLSYRAPEMVDMYCGKPITTKADIWALGCLLYKLCFFTLPFGESTLAIQSGNFTIPDNSRYSKALHCLIRYMLEPDPDLRPDIYQVSVIAFQIQGKECPVQNLHKVPTPTIESLPCPLMESENIKRSSSVKTPKPAPIATTVEGTSVTPRQRPKGQAVSTGPISLSGQIVGQISGQGNQAQNTPGNSISYVQVSPHVCTPNQNVPFVQPSQGQPSQSPMISHSPLTQQSPVTVQDKNAFYFDSRQHDTRTNVNEKNLEALFPSSGYPDPFKDDTTAMPPPTKIPPPVAPKPGKILPKLSNPSYPSSSKYPPVASLPSKLSISTGPNKATPPTQVTPPALPKPVNKTESLSQNISSSTSPPDSPTLSSRHRRNVSDTSAFNNGHFDVHRAFATETSQFLAPYEASVKPRSDDATTPPELPSDTRPCITTSASHVRVGELSSLMGSEGRSLSADVAAWNPFEDVQPFNQLTEDHIFGAEFDKIRRGSNTSISGVKSRESLVMTYTELPEDPFESAPFSLPRKKSKIGSKTAAIAGGKSARVPLTQWNNSGLEHGGGVDDEASLITESSPISPPFVRAPTEDRSKYEKLAFNADEVSSDSDGKTDTKERARKTRRRVKNVLNRGKRRVAAHRDTNADNSNATNVDYESDDSIGSASDLRAMNDEEEGNDEDGEENDDDDGNKRGKHDETISESVRTCGSSAYHAECESVATHEDDYRMKRPRRQHHYRQQQVQQLPTIDADPIVGHQYGEKPLLLDDELDPESKPEQSHGDPFVRHQYGSKPLLFNNGDSSSDDNNDDKSKSLIQNGIWKIENDVFALAPFPRSSSSRKSSDSRESEPKNVDPGSSTRNSPRNSNLVTPISNSPLPTEVVLADVIENKTTALPPPRPAALSCKYPKSIANNKTIYYEEPSSFPRQSNIQTSPVKSNPHVGIAEEEEEKEEEQENVEKDLFGSSPFSPSGFTNPFNNVQSSYVTNIDSTSTQPTISMILSPAGSSSSYVDYGNRIPQLQSSHNNVVSDNYYTSHSNSTVASTSKYGKVTVNSGELAAEPSKDLFGSIPFDEFASLKINEQQQRPTSLSLSQSPNYVDNVALSTTSALPVSSVMQSPKNTIVHLMPTPPSQSQPPPPPTPTYTIQPTAHTARITVHAVNSVSKVDITCDMISPMSPEPLVVVDDDTPKHNKRERSKSDKSKYHLIDENHGDIVNVLQTAHKVSHKTKSTSHHKKTPKGKKNSTAATTGFSNMSFEDFPSDENEERQAGRTKVAPFEVIREVSEKRFGSLKRRSNPFT from the exons ATGAAGAAGCTATTCTCCAAGATCGACAACACGTCGAAGGAGCCTAACAGTTATTTGGGCAAGGTGTTCGTCGTGGGCAGCCACACGGTCACCGTCGAGGAGGTTCTGGCGGAAG GAGGATTTGCAATTGTATTTTTGGTCAAAGCCTCAGGTGGACGATATGCGCTTAAACGAATGTATGTCAACAATGAACATGATCTCAATGTATGCAAAAGGGAGATACAAATTGCC AGCAACTTGAAtggtcataaaaatattataggatATATAGATAGTAGTATAACTCACACTGGCAAAGGAGTACATGAACTTCTGCTTTTAATGCCTTATTGTAAATCCCAAGTTCTTCAAATGATGAATAACAG GCTGCAAACAGGTTTTAGTGAATCAGAAgttctacaaattttttgtgatGTTTGCGAAGCTGTGTCTCGGTTGCATCATTGTCAAACTCCCATAATTCATAGAGATCTCaag GTGGAGAATATACTGCTTGCTGACAGCGGTCATTATGTTCTATGTGATTTTGGCTCTGCGACGGGAAAGGTTCTTAATCCCAGCGTCCATGGCGCCGCGGTAGTTGAGGAggagataaagaaatataccACTTTAAGTTATAGAGCGCCCGAAATGGTTGATATGTACTGTGGAAAACCTATCACTACAAAGGCGGATATATGG GCTTTAGGATGCCTGCTGTATAAACTTTGTTTCTTTACACTACCGTTTGGTGAAAGCACACTTGCTATACAATCTGGGAATTTTACTATACCTGATAATTCAAG aTATAGCAAGGCTCTTCATTGTTTAATTCGGTATATGCTTGAACCAGATCCTGATCTACGTCCTGACATTTATCAAGTTTCTGTGATCGCTTTTCAAATTCAGGGTAAAGAGTGCCCTGTACAGAATTTGCAT aaAGTTCCTACGCCGACAATAGAGTCGTTGCCGTGTCCGCTCATGgaatctgaaaatattaaaagatcatCATCTGTTAAAACACCAAAACCTGCGCCTATAGCGACGACGGTCGAGGGCACATCTGTGACACCGAGACAAAGACCGAAGGGACAAGCTGTTAGCACAGGACCGATTAGTTTGAGCGGTCAAATCGTAGGACAAATATCAGGTCAAGGAAATCAGGCGCAAAATACACCGGGAAATTCTATCTCTTATGTTCAA GTATCGCCGCATGTTTGCACCCCCAATCAGAATGTACCCTTTGTTCAGCCATCGCAGGGACAGCCATCACAAAGCCCAATGATTAGTCACTCTCCTCTAACTCAACAGTCACCTGTTACCGTTCAAGATaagaatgcattttattttgattcgcGGCAACACGATACAAGAACAAATGTCAATGAGAAAAATCTGGAAGCTTTATTTCCATCATcag GATATCCGGATCCGTTCAAAGACGACACGACGGCAATGCCGCCGCCTACCAAAATTCCACCTCCCGTCGCTCCTAAACCTGGCAAAATTCTCCCAAAACTATCTAATCCTAGTTATCCATCGTCGTCTAAATATCCGCCAGTTGCTTCACTACCGTCAAAGTTGTCTATTTCAACGGGGCCTAATAAAGCAACTCCACCGACGCAAGTGACACCGCCAGCTTTACCGAAACCAGTTAACAAAACGGAAAGCTTGAGTCAAAACATAAGCTCGAGCACATCTCCTCCTGACAGTCCGACATTGTCCTCGCGGCATAGGAGAAATGTCAGTGATACGAGCGCTTTTAATAA tgGCCATTTCGATGTTCACAGAGCGTTTGCGACCGAAACCTCTCAATTCTTAGCGCCATACGAGGCTTCGGTTAAGCCGCGTTCCGATGATGCGACTACACCTCCCGAACTTCCAAGTGATACAAGGCCTTGTATAACAACTAGTGCCTCGCATGTACGTGTT GGCGAACTTTCAAGTCTAATGGGATCGGAAGGGCGATCATTGAGTGCGGATGTGGCCGCGTGGAATCCGTTTGAAGATGTACAACCTTTTAATCAGTTAACAGAAGATCATATTTTTGGTGCTGAGTTTGACAAAATAAGAAGAGGGAGCAATACCAGTATCAGTGGAGTGAAAAGTCGTGAAAGTCTTGTTATGACATATACAGAATTACCAGAAGATCCCTTTGAATCTGCACCGTTTAGCCTGCCAA GAAAGAAGAGTAAAATTGGATCAAAGACTGCTGCTATTGCTGGAG GAAAATCGGCAAGAGTACCGCTAACGCAGTGGAACAATTCCGGGCTCGAACACGGCGGTGGCGTGGATGACGAAGCGTCCTTAATCACGGAATCCAGTCCGATCTCGCCACCGTTTGTTCGCGCGCCGACCGAGGATCGTTCCAAGTACGAGAAATTGGCATTCAACGCCGACGAAGTATCAAGCGACAGCGACGGAAAGACAGATACCAAGGAACGAGCGAGGAAGACGAGGCGGCGAGTGAAGAATGTGTTGAACCGCGGCAAGAGAAGAGTGGCGGCTCATCGCGATACGAACGCGGACAATAGTAATGCGACGAACGTGGATTACGAGTCGGACGATTCGATCGGCTCGGCCAGCGATCTGCGTGCGATGAACGACGAGGAAGAAGGAAACGATGAGGACGGTGAGGAgaatgatgacgatgatggcAACAAGCGTGGCAAGCATGACGAGACCATTTCCGAGAGTGTGCGTACGTGTGGCAGTTCCGCGTATCACGCGGAATGCGAGTCCGTAGCAACGCACGAGGATGATTATAGGATGAAGAGGCCGAGGAGACAGCATCATTATCGGCAACAACAGGTGCAACAGTTGCCGACCATCGACGCGGATCCGATTGTCGGCCATCAGTACGGCGAGAAACCGCTGCTCCTGGACGACGAATTAGATCCTGAGTCTAAGCCGGAACAATCGCACGGAGATCCCTTCGTGCGACATCAGTATGGTTCTAAACCGTTGCTATTCAACAACGGGGATAGTTCGTCTGACGACAACAATGATGACAAGTCCAAGTCGTTGATTCAAAATGGAATTTGGAAGATAGAGAACGATGTGTTCGCTTTGGCACCATTTCCACGGTCCAGCAGTTCCAGGAAGAGTAGTGATAGTCGCGAGAGCGAGCCCAAAAATGTCGATCCGGGCAGCAGCACGAGGAATTCGCCTCGTAATTCGAATTTGGTGACGCCAATTTCCAATTCACCCTTACCGACGGAAGTGGTATTAGCGGATGTAATAGAGAACAAAACGACGGCACTTCCGCCGCCGAGGCCCGCTGCTTTGTCCTGCAAGTATCCAAAAAGCATTGCGAATAACAAGACTATCTATTACGAGGAACCATCATCTTTTCCTCGTCAATCAAACATTCAAACATCGCCAGTCAAGAGCAATCCTCATGTCGGCATCGctgaagaggaagaagaaaaggaagaagagcAGGAAAACGTCGAAAAGGATCTCTTTGGTTCCTCGCCATTCAGTCCCAGCGGATTCACCAATCCTTTCAACAATGTTCAGTCCAGCTATGTCACGAACATTGACTCAACGTCAACTCAGCCGACGATATCGATGATTTTGAGTCCGGCAGGCTCTTCCTCTTCCTATGTCGATTATGGTAACCGCATTCCTCAGCTACAATCATCTCACAATAATGTAGTATCagataattattacacaaGTCATTCTAATAGTACGGTTGCTTCAACATCGAAATATGGGAAGGTGACGGTGAATTCCGGTGAACTTGCAGCGGAACCTTCCAAGGATCTCTTCGGGTCAATTCCATTCGACGAGTTCGCTTCGCTGAAGATCAATGAGCAGCAGCAGCGTCCAACGTCTCTATCACTATCGCAGTCGCCCAACTACGTGGATAATGTCGCGTTATCCACTACGTCTGCACTACCCGTCAGCAGCGTCATGCAATCTCCGAAGAATACTATTGTTCACTTGATGCCAACACCACCGTCGCAGTCACAGCCGCCGCCACCACCCACGCCCACTTATACGATTCAACCAACCGCGCACACCGCCAGGATCACCGTGCACGCGGTCAACAGCGTCTCCAAGGTGGACATTACGTGTGATATGATATCGCCCATGTCGCCCGAACCTCTGGTCGTCGTGGATGATGACACGCCCAAACATAACAAGAGGGAGAGATCCAAGTCGGACAAATCCAAGTATCATTTGATCGACGAGAATCACGGTGACATCGTCAACGTGTTACAAACGGCACACAAGGTTTCTCACAAGACCAAGTCGACGAGTCATCACAAGAAAACGCCCAAAGGCAAGAAGAATAGTACGGCCGCGACTACAGGTTTCAGCAACATGAGCTTCGAGGATTTTCCCAGCGATGAGAATGAAGAAAGGCAAGCGGGACGAACGAAGGTTGCGCCTTTTGAAGTGATCCGTGAAGTGTCGGAGAAACGATTCGGATCGTTGAAAAGGCGGAGTAATCCGTTCACCTGA